One stretch of Nitratiruptor tergarcus DSM 16512 DNA includes these proteins:
- a CDS encoding zinc-dependent peptidase, protein MQYYLLLMLLFGAILLIYVFYQAFIFLVTDGRYKLYKLLGHFPKKYQEYLKAYFPFYNRLPQHLRKRLEACIFTFIKEKEFIGRGIKIDDMKKVLIAADACLLTIGHDRCEYKHVKSIFVYPEAVMKHEKIANGWIVTEQDQVLLGEAWQGGEVILSWRDLVAGNQNPNDGKNVGLHEFAHQLDMEDGEADGTPPLPLQLYPRWSSIMSKEFAKLQELYKKHKKGFLDYYATTNAAEFFAVATEAFFEKSERLQKEEPELYAILKEYYNLDPASWNKNR, encoded by the coding sequence ATGCAATACTATCTGCTACTAATGTTGCTCTTTGGAGCTATTCTTCTTATTTATGTTTTCTACCAGGCTTTTATCTTCTTGGTAACTGATGGTAGATATAAACTCTATAAACTCCTTGGCCACTTTCCAAAAAAGTATCAAGAGTATTTAAAAGCCTACTTTCCCTTTTACAACCGCCTTCCTCAGCATTTGCGCAAACGGCTCGAGGCCTGTATCTTCACTTTTATAAAAGAAAAAGAGTTTATAGGAAGAGGTATTAAAATCGATGATATGAAAAAAGTTCTCATTGCAGCAGATGCATGCTTGCTCACAATTGGTCACGATCGATGCGAATATAAACATGTAAAATCGATATTTGTCTACCCCGAAGCAGTAATGAAGCATGAAAAGATCGCCAATGGCTGGATCGTTACAGAGCAAGATCAAGTTCTCCTTGGTGAAGCGTGGCAAGGGGGAGAGGTGATTTTGAGCTGGAGAGATCTTGTAGCGGGCAATCAAAATCCCAATGATGGTAAAAATGTTGGCCTGCATGAATTTGCCCACCAATTGGATATGGAAGATGGTGAAGCTGATGGCACTCCGCCACTTCCACTACAACTCTATCCTCGCTGGAGCAGTATAATGAGCAAAGAGTTTGCAAAACTGCAAGAGCTTTACAAAAAACATAAAAAAGGTTTTCTAGACTACTACGCTACCACAAACGCAGCAGAGTTTTTTGCAGTAGCAACGGAAGCCTTCTTTGAAAAGAGTGAAAGACTCCAAAAAGAAGAACCTGAGCTTTATGCAATCCTCAAGGAGTATTACAATCTTGACCCTGCTAGCTGGAATAAAAATAGGTAA
- the hemJ gene encoding protoporphyrinogen oxidase HemJ, with translation MEYYLWIKAFHIMSIISWMAMLFYLPRLFVYHAEHRSNAGFVEVVKIQEHKLYYFIGVPAFWASVISGGIMIWLNPAMFKSGMWLHIKLTAALLLILYHFSLRYFLKQFAQDTCQKSGKFFRIYNEVPTILMIIIVIMAVVKPI, from the coding sequence ATGGAGTACTATCTCTGGATCAAAGCTTTCCATATCATGAGCATAATCAGTTGGATGGCAATGCTTTTTTATCTGCCAAGACTCTTTGTCTACCATGCTGAGCATCGCTCCAATGCTGGTTTTGTTGAAGTTGTAAAAATTCAAGAGCATAAGCTTTACTATTTTATTGGCGTTCCAGCTTTTTGGGCAAGCGTTATTAGTGGTGGTATTATGATTTGGCTCAATCCTGCAATGTTTAAAAGCGGTATGTGGCTACACATCAAACTCACTGCCGCTTTACTTCTTATCCTTTATCACTTTTCTCTGCGCTATTTTTTGAAGCAGTTTGCACAAGATACATGCCAAAAAAGCGGCAAATTTTTTCGCATATATAACGAAGTTCCTACAATTTTGATGATAATCATCGTTATTATGGCAGTAGTCAAACCTATATGA
- a CDS encoding patatin-like phospholipase family protein, whose translation MKIAVALSGGGARCLAQLGYLHVLQQKLGIEFAALSGSSGGAIVGAFLALGLSPAKILEIIKKFNFSKIKLNLFHGTLFSLEPLIKELHQLGLKSFDELHIPLFVTLTSYDGKETLYVTNGDLARAVIASSSLIPIFAPTMIDGKQYIDGGFSDNLPVNPLLQSRYFTLAINVNPLNHLTFPQTLWGNFKRAGYILLNTNIRNSIAKADKYVQIDGCQNFGILERKNFDAIYALGIHQAEKELKEWEEICLKNSSIKSSQ comes from the coding sequence ATGAAAATTGCAGTAGCGCTGAGTGGAGGTGGTGCAAGGTGTCTTGCACAACTTGGCTACCTCCATGTTTTGCAACAAAAACTTGGCATAGAGTTTGCAGCACTAAGTGGCAGCAGTGGCGGCGCAATTGTAGGTGCCTTTTTGGCTCTTGGACTCTCACCTGCAAAAATTCTTGAAATTATTAAAAAGTTCAATTTTTCAAAAATTAAGCTTAACCTTTTTCATGGAACTCTTTTTTCACTTGAGCCCCTTATCAAAGAGCTCCATCAATTAGGACTCAAAAGCTTTGATGAGTTACACATTCCTCTTTTTGTCACCCTCACCTCTTATGATGGCAAAGAGACCCTCTATGTGACAAATGGAGATCTTGCCCGCGCTGTTATAGCATCTTCATCATTAATTCCAATTTTTGCTCCTACTATGATAGATGGCAAACAGTACATAGATGGAGGCTTTAGCGATAATTTACCTGTGAATCCTCTGCTACAATCGAGGTATTTTACTCTAGCAATCAATGTTAATCCTCTTAACCATCTCACTTTTCCTCAAACCCTTTGGGGCAATTTCAAAAGAGCAGGCTACATATTACTCAATACAAATATTCGCAACTCAATTGCAAAAGCTGATAAATACGTACAGATTGATGGGTGTCAAAATTTTGGTATACTTGAGAGAAAAAACTTTGATGCTATCTATGCACTTGGCATACACCAAGCCGAAAAAGAGCTCAAAGAGTGGGAAGAAATATGTTTGAAAAACTCCTCGATAAAATCGTCTCAATAG
- a CDS encoding pyridoxamine 5'-phosphate oxidase family protein, with protein MEKKIEKFLENNHLLTLATCTEYNPYAANCFYAYDKEHKALIFASESHTHHMQDIYKNSKVAGTIALCEKEIIKIQGVQFIGIVESAAAEQKSLYYKRFPIALGIPSPLWAIHLQWIKMTDNTLGFKTKLIWTR; from the coding sequence ATGGAAAAAAAGATTGAAAAATTTTTAGAAAATAACCATCTGCTCACTCTTGCAACCTGCACGGAATACAATCCTTATGCAGCAAACTGCTTTTATGCTTACGATAAAGAGCATAAAGCTCTTATTTTTGCGAGTGAATCGCATACACATCATATGCAAGATATCTACAAAAACTCCAAAGTTGCTGGTACTATTGCTCTTTGTGAAAAAGAGATTATAAAGATCCAAGGAGTGCAGTTTATAGGTATTGTAGAGAGTGCCGCTGCAGAGCAAAAGAGTCTCTACTACAAAAGATTTCCCATTGCTCTTGGCATTCCAAGTCCTCTATGGGCCATACATTTGCAATGGATAAAGATGACAGATAACACTTTGGGCTTTAAAACAAAACTTATTTGGACTCGATGA
- a CDS encoding autotransporter assembly complex protein TamA, translating into MKIVISLILSFYTLLGAQYTIDFFGNKTFTKKRLYKELGFEQTLWQKILHKKFRPKVEEKLIPTLYDELKLFYQEQGFWDANITAKIQKDTLLFIIEEHTPLHISALATTSDFSIESFIPFKKGDRFIVSQFVKMKKDIKDALLKNGYCSYEFIPKAYVYKKEKSVVISIYLAKGSLCKIKTISIHGLQSIPAKVVKDHIYVQPGDIFSLSKIDESYKRLYSLEYFNAVRFDYSKKIDNQIFLDINCKERKKVHLYKAGVGFESDRGAIVSFQYKNLNYHAKQISLDLFYADITKKVELGYFMPSSITLFQNRYDIKHTFSYTQDRFDIFKSKEITYKLKLLKEDYNKGISFGLQPSHIQIADTNESCIERKNYTLLAPFIDIFIDKRNEKFFPTNGYFLGLFAQGSLLDGEYFKTSVKAGIYYALPKGVLFLKGTLGEILGNKIPPTKLFIAGGVQSNRAYPFRSLYALDSSCKIGGKSLLATTVEYHYPLDSYYLALFWDRTYIDSNTLQFNKAVDGVGIGILYPTVVGTIKVYFGFNPSHIVQNSLGLYIGASF; encoded by the coding sequence ATGAAAATTGTTATATCACTTATACTCTCTTTTTATACATTGCTGGGGGCACAATATACCATTGACTTTTTTGGCAACAAAACATTTACCAAAAAGCGTCTTTACAAAGAGCTTGGATTTGAACAAACACTTTGGCAAAAGATATTACACAAAAAATTTCGTCCCAAAGTAGAAGAAAAGCTGATTCCTACTCTCTATGATGAGCTTAAACTCTTTTATCAAGAGCAAGGCTTTTGGGATGCAAACATTACAGCGAAAATACAAAAAGATACACTCCTTTTTATTATTGAAGAGCATACCCCTTTGCACATCTCTGCTCTTGCAACCACATCTGACTTTTCTATAGAAAGCTTTATACCATTTAAAAAAGGTGATCGTTTTATTGTCTCCCAATTTGTCAAGATGAAAAAAGATATAAAAGATGCTCTTTTAAAAAATGGCTACTGCAGCTATGAGTTTATACCAAAAGCGTACGTTTATAAAAAAGAAAAAAGTGTTGTCATCTCAATCTATCTTGCTAAAGGCTCTTTGTGTAAAATAAAAACTATTTCTATTCATGGTCTACAATCTATTCCAGCAAAAGTTGTAAAAGATCATATCTATGTACAACCGGGGGATATTTTTTCATTATCAAAGATTGATGAGAGTTATAAAAGGCTCTACTCATTAGAATATTTCAATGCTGTGAGATTTGATTATTCAAAAAAGATAGATAATCAGATTTTTTTAGATATCAACTGCAAAGAGAGAAAAAAAGTACACCTCTATAAAGCAGGAGTGGGGTTTGAAAGCGATAGAGGCGCAATAGTGAGTTTTCAATACAAAAACCTCAACTATCATGCTAAGCAGATTTCATTGGATCTTTTTTATGCAGATATCACCAAAAAAGTTGAACTTGGCTATTTTATGCCTTCTTCTATTACATTATTCCAAAACAGATATGACATAAAACACACTTTCTCTTATACACAAGATAGATTCGATATTTTCAAAAGCAAAGAGATAACTTATAAGTTAAAACTCCTCAAAGAGGATTATAATAAAGGGATCTCATTTGGTCTTCAGCCAAGTCATATACAAATAGCAGATACTAATGAGAGCTGTATAGAACGTAAAAATTATACACTCTTAGCGCCCTTTATCGATATTTTCATCGATAAACGCAATGAAAAGTTCTTTCCTACTAATGGATATTTTTTGGGACTTTTCGCACAAGGCTCCTTACTTGATGGAGAGTACTTTAAAACTTCTGTCAAAGCCGGAATTTACTATGCACTTCCTAAAGGTGTACTATTTCTCAAAGGAACTCTTGGAGAGATCTTAGGAAACAAAATCCCCCCTACAAAACTCTTTATAGCAGGCGGAGTGCAAAGCAATAGAGCGTACCCATTTCGATCCCTCTATGCACTTGATAGTAGCTGCAAAATTGGTGGCAAGTCTCTTTTAGCAACTACAGTAGAGTATCACTATCCTCTCGATTCTTACTATCTCGCACTCTTTTGGGATCGTACCTATATAGATAGCAACACGCTACAATTTAACAAAGCAGTTGACGGAGTAGGAATTGGCATACTCTATCCCACAGTCGTAGGAACGATTAAGGTCTATTTTGGCTTCAATCCATCTCATATTGTGCAAAATTCTTTAGGACTCTATATAGGAGCCTCCTTTTGA
- a CDS encoding translocation/assembly module TamB domain-containing protein, whose amino-acid sequence MKKILQFLQIFLIVVMAFVLAEHFSHYLQTLITSQIRQSGIECQLTIKNIHTLTCKNIRYHQKPLAKSLSLTWRYAPLLQGTAYIENITIKDLNINTLLSIQLSQNKEQKSSKLLVKPFIKKAYINAFYSYKGTHRLTLQAKDISLQKAHISSLHIVSPYAKVKAFGIYSNQTLQLQGDIEDLTYQMIRAATIPFIIQADPKKIAFSLIPDKFFIYNYRFAKNKITGKYNYQSLFIQADTSTIYKKSQAVLHIDAIYDKTLHYEANATINNERYNIPINPLAYQKLYAYIKGDLEQTDAKIFNQFISIDIKRQKDSATFKTSPIQTHDLNSSLPKDMYLQLIGSANPDEQNLSILSNYVEGEFSHAKKQIQGTLEFKKRYKDFHLPALGPVTIEANLATKSFFLQAKNIILEVLQKSATLKIDDALCLAQKHDQLLSFSCNINHLQNLTKTISQIYPIPQLSVELAVNASGEYSIDTQNFTLHSKVQPQNRVSPLEYLEYKLHGNPKQIILDYYALLLKDHGFYATKPSIIELKNDGIYVQEFWIEDKVKISGFYNFSTTLGKFQIKAKDYRYSSIEGDIRTKIDIDAQIKQNKIETTGTLTLFGGVITYSPKKERIVKDEDIIVIDELQSPQENYFLKNVAINIKIDAKKPILYKIPDLYALTSPDLLLYKEFGKQLQLLGMIKIFKGVYHLPNQENIEISSSVIDFYGPVENPLLDLHLITRKDRYIIYITVAGELENPVVNFDSEPYLKSNEILSLLAFGTSSKSLISAALGGDKLSSMLSNLFIKDLVANFGIKLDTLTLLTSANRIGFEIGKRVSDKITVIYKNDEISTLIIRYQISKKVESDIIFGPQKSGAHLYYREMR is encoded by the coding sequence TTGAAAAAGATCTTGCAATTTCTCCAGATTTTCCTCATAGTTGTTATGGCATTTGTATTAGCTGAGCATTTCTCCCACTATCTCCAAACTCTCATAACATCACAAATAAGACAAAGTGGAATAGAGTGTCAACTTACAATCAAAAATATCCATACACTCACTTGCAAAAATATTCGCTATCATCAAAAGCCATTGGCAAAGAGTCTCTCTTTGACATGGAGGTATGCTCCTTTGCTCCAAGGAACAGCATATATTGAAAATATAACTATCAAAGATCTCAATATAAATACACTTCTTAGTATCCAATTATCACAAAATAAAGAGCAAAAAAGTTCCAAACTCCTTGTAAAACCATTTATCAAAAAAGCTTACATCAATGCATTTTACTCCTATAAAGGTACACATCGCTTAACACTTCAGGCAAAAGATATCTCTCTTCAAAAGGCACATATTTCATCTTTACACATAGTTAGCCCTTATGCAAAAGTCAAGGCTTTTGGTATATATTCCAATCAAACACTACAACTTCAAGGGGATATTGAAGATCTTACATATCAAATGATACGTGCAGCGACGATTCCTTTCATAATACAAGCAGATCCCAAAAAGATCGCATTCTCTCTCATACCAGATAAATTTTTTATCTATAACTATCGCTTTGCCAAAAATAAAATAACTGGAAAATATAATTATCAGTCCCTCTTTATCCAAGCAGATACATCAACAATCTACAAAAAAAGCCAAGCAGTTTTGCATATTGATGCGATATACGACAAAACGCTCCACTATGAAGCAAATGCTACGATAAATAACGAAAGATATAACATTCCTATCAATCCTCTTGCTTACCAAAAACTATATGCTTATATCAAGGGAGATCTTGAACAAACAGATGCGAAAATTTTCAATCAATTTATATCAATTGATATAAAACGGCAAAAAGATAGCGCCACATTTAAAACCTCTCCCATACAAACACATGATCTCAATAGCTCTCTTCCAAAAGATATGTACCTGCAACTTATTGGCTCGGCCAATCCCGATGAGCAAAACTTATCAATTCTTTCAAACTATGTAGAAGGAGAATTTTCTCATGCAAAAAAGCAGATACAAGGCACATTAGAGTTTAAAAAAAGATATAAAGATTTCCATCTCCCTGCACTTGGCCCTGTGACAATAGAAGCAAACCTTGCTACCAAATCGTTTTTTCTTCAAGCTAAAAACATTATTCTGGAAGTATTACAAAAGAGTGCTACTCTCAAAATTGACGATGCGCTCTGTTTAGCTCAAAAGCACGATCAGCTGCTCTCTTTTTCTTGCAATATCAATCATCTACAAAACTTAACAAAAACCATCTCACAGATCTATCCTATACCGCAACTATCGGTAGAACTTGCTGTGAACGCTTCTGGAGAGTACAGCATCGATACACAAAACTTTACTCTTCACTCCAAAGTCCAACCTCAAAACAGAGTCTCTCCTCTAGAGTATCTTGAGTACAAACTCCATGGCAATCCAAAGCAGATTATCCTCGATTACTACGCTTTACTTCTCAAAGATCACGGCTTTTACGCTACAAAACCATCAATTATAGAGTTGAAAAATGATGGTATATATGTTCAAGAGTTTTGGATTGAAGATAAAGTAAAAATCAGTGGCTTTTACAATTTTTCTACCACATTGGGAAAATTCCAAATCAAGGCCAAAGATTATCGATACTCCTCTATAGAAGGGGATATACGCACAAAAATCGATATTGATGCACAAATCAAACAAAACAAAATTGAAACTACAGGAACTCTCACCCTCTTTGGCGGAGTCATAACCTATTCCCCTAAAAAAGAGCGTATAGTCAAAGATGAGGATATAATCGTTATCGATGAATTACAAAGTCCACAAGAGAACTATTTTTTAAAAAATGTAGCAATTAATATCAAAATCGATGCTAAAAAACCAATTCTTTATAAAATACCAGATCTCTATGCTCTTACAAGTCCAGATCTCCTCCTTTATAAAGAGTTTGGCAAACAACTGCAACTACTGGGTATGATCAAAATCTTCAAAGGAGTGTACCATCTTCCAAATCAAGAAAATATTGAGATCTCATCATCTGTAATTGATTTTTATGGACCTGTGGAAAATCCTCTACTCGATCTTCATCTTATTACCAGAAAAGATCGCTATATTATCTATATTACAGTAGCGGGCGAATTAGAAAATCCTGTAGTAAACTTCGATAGCGAGCCTTATCTCAAGTCTAACGAAATACTCTCTTTGCTTGCATTTGGCACAAGCAGTAAATCTCTCATTAGTGCAGCACTAGGAGGAGATAAACTGAGCAGTATGCTCTCAAATCTTTTTATAAAAGATCTTGTTGCAAATTTTGGCATCAAACTCGATACACTCACACTTCTTACAAGTGCAAATCGTATCGGTTTTGAGATTGGGAAAAGAGTAAGTGATAAAATTACAGTAATTTATAAAAATGATGAAATCTCTACACTTATAATTCGGTATCAAATAAGCAAAAAAGTAGAGAGTGATATTATTTTTGGTCCCCAAAAAAGTGGTGCCCATCTTTATTATAGAGAGATGAGATGA
- a CDS encoding phosphoglycolate phosphatase, producing MKKAIFFDLDGTLIDSAPDLADALNHTLETLNLPTYPLDTIRTWIGGGASMLVKRGLCGSKEVEDIDEELFQKALKIFMEYYSKNLTNKTSLYPYAKEILETLNKNYDLALITNKPFAFIEPLLNHFELHHFSLVLGGDSLPQKKPSAMPLVFALEKFGIKSNEALMVGDSASDYFAAKEAKVPVVLVKYGYDQEIDAFNVPKIASLKDLLELV from the coding sequence ATGAAAAAAGCTATATTTTTTGATCTTGATGGCACACTCATAGATAGTGCACCAGATCTGGCTGATGCACTTAACCATACTCTTGAGACATTAAATCTTCCAACCTATCCACTTGATACCATTCGCACATGGATAGGTGGAGGGGCTTCTATGCTTGTAAAGCGAGGACTCTGTGGTTCCAAAGAGGTAGAGGATATTGATGAAGAGCTTTTTCAAAAAGCTCTTAAGATTTTCATGGAGTATTACAGTAAAAATCTCACCAATAAAACCTCCCTCTATCCGTATGCAAAAGAGATACTTGAAACTCTTAACAAAAACTATGACCTCGCTCTCATTACCAATAAACCCTTTGCATTTATAGAGCCTCTCTTAAATCATTTCGAGCTTCATCATTTCTCACTTGTTCTTGGAGGAGACAGCCTACCCCAAAAAAAGCCATCTGCCATGCCTTTGGTTTTTGCCCTTGAAAAATTTGGTATCAAGAGTAATGAAGCACTCATGGTAGGTGATTCAGCCAGTGATTACTTTGCAGCCAAAGAGGCAAAAGTGCCGGTAGTACTTGTCAAATATGGATATGATCAGGAGATTGATGCCTTTAATGTGCCAAAAATTGCATCTTTAAAAGATTTACTGGAGCTGGTATGA
- a CDS encoding FAD-dependent oxidoreductase encodes MKIAIIGGGVAGASVAIYLRKLGLKPTLFEKKPMLVAGPPACHLHAGGNLYPDIDDTQRKQLLKESIEFLCFYPQAIEKRPTLLAIPKHILIDIDELIQRTKKLALFYKELIDKDPANRVLGDLQEYFLTFSQDEVVALQGKTPKKVPKTPGEWLIPFANEVDINKLKFPVILVQEYGINIFRLSAIAQLLLQDADVRYETSVVDVKRSGDGFIVISKCNNECKEEYFDFLINAAGFKSGMIDDFLGYYKERIVEFKAAYIAKYRDDYLYPEMIFHGIRGTDKGMAQFTPYPAGYYQLHGMRKDITLFEDGVAKSEPPSSQPRLPQKYIEFIEKGFNPDLAIKRTQKAIWYVSRYLPPFTDATPTPTPLFGAQQIPGRDLSLRAAEVSFEGDRYARCEIVKVSSIFTMADAIVGKLIKLQALPHTAQGVRIEGELLDEKLIDDLAQEIAKKRGYPEEMAKLLIPYIGEE; translated from the coding sequence ATGAAAATTGCAATCATTGGTGGTGGAGTAGCAGGAGCAAGCGTAGCGATATATCTGCGCAAACTTGGTCTCAAGCCTACTCTTTTTGAGAAAAAACCTATGCTCGTAGCCGGACCTCCAGCCTGCCATCTGCACGCAGGAGGGAATCTCTACCCAGATATCGATGATACGCAACGCAAGCAACTTTTAAAAGAATCAATTGAGTTTTTATGCTTCTATCCACAAGCAATTGAGAAGCGCCCTACACTCCTCGCAATTCCAAAGCATATTCTTATAGATATAGACGAGCTTATACAACGAACCAAAAAACTAGCACTCTTCTACAAAGAGCTTATTGACAAGGATCCAGCAAATAGAGTGTTAGGAGATCTGCAAGAGTATTTTCTCACTTTTTCTCAAGATGAAGTTGTAGCGCTCCAAGGTAAAACTCCTAAAAAAGTGCCAAAAACACCTGGGGAGTGGCTTATCCCTTTTGCCAATGAGGTAGATATAAACAAACTCAAATTTCCTGTCATTTTAGTCCAGGAGTATGGCATCAATATCTTTCGTCTCAGTGCAATAGCGCAGCTTCTGTTGCAAGATGCTGATGTGAGATATGAGACTTCAGTTGTAGATGTGAAAAGAAGTGGTGATGGTTTTATCGTTATATCTAAATGCAATAATGAATGCAAAGAAGAGTACTTTGACTTTCTCATCAATGCTGCAGGATTTAAGAGCGGAATGATTGATGACTTTTTAGGTTATTACAAGGAGCGCATTGTAGAGTTCAAAGCCGCATATATTGCAAAATATCGCGACGATTATCTCTATCCAGAGATGATCTTCCATGGTATTCGTGGAACTGACAAAGGCATGGCACAGTTTACCCCCTATCCAGCTGGCTATTATCAACTTCATGGTATGCGCAAAGATATCACTCTCTTTGAAGATGGAGTCGCAAAGAGTGAACCTCCATCAAGCCAGCCAAGATTACCGCAAAAATATATAGAATTTATCGAAAAAGGCTTCAATCCAGATCTAGCAATCAAGAGAACACAAAAGGCTATATGGTATGTAAGTCGCTATCTGCCACCATTTACCGATGCCACACCCACACCTACCCCACTCTTTGGTGCTCAGCAAATCCCAGGGAGAGATTTAAGCCTGCGGGCAGCTGAGGTATCTTTTGAGGGAGATAGATACGCTCGCTGTGAGATTGTCAAAGTCTCTTCTATCTTTACAATGGCAGATGCAATTGTAGGCAAACTCATAAAACTCCAAGCACTTCCACATACTGCTCAGGGCGTACGCATCGAAGGGGAACTTTTAGATGAAAAATTGATAGATGATCTTGCACAAGAGATTGCTAAAAAGAGAGGCTACCCAGAGGAGATGGCTAAGCTTTTGATACCTTACATTGGCGAAGAATAA
- a CDS encoding DUF2726 domain-containing protein: protein MSHLPFDQILIFVLFITILFLILYFFRRKPPLKYKAVQKIFTPSERKFFIHLQQAVGNEFYIFAKVRAADVLLPVSAKDRSRWQSAFNKVACKHFDYVLCDAKLSIVAAIELDDASHNRADRVERDAFIEWACKSAGVPLIRIKTAKNYDIRELRSFILRQCKVSKA from the coding sequence TTGTCTCATCTTCCATTTGATCAAATTCTCATCTTTGTTCTATTTATTACAATCCTTTTTCTCATACTCTACTTTTTCAGAAGAAAGCCCCCACTTAAATACAAAGCAGTGCAAAAAATTTTTACCCCAAGCGAGCGAAAATTTTTTATCCATCTCCAGCAGGCCGTGGGGAACGAGTTTTATATCTTTGCAAAAGTGCGAGCTGCTGATGTCTTACTGCCAGTAAGTGCAAAAGATAGAAGCCGCTGGCAAAGTGCTTTTAATAAAGTTGCCTGTAAACATTTTGACTATGTGCTATGTGATGCAAAGCTCTCGATTGTAGCAGCAATTGAGCTAGATGATGCAAGTCATAATCGCGCTGATAGGGTGGAGCGGGATGCGTTTATCGAGTGGGCTTGTAAGAGTGCAGGGGTGCCGCTTATTCGCATTAAAACTGCTAAAAATTACGATATAAGAGAACTTCGCTCATTTATTCTTCGCCAATGTAAGGTATCAAAAGCTTAG
- a CDS encoding sodium-dependent transporter, producing MKIQKFSKIGFIMAAAGSAVGLGNIWKFPYMTGEYGGGAFVLIYLITIAFIGFSVMIAEMLIGALGKKDTVSSFEELAPPSKKWWKYAGFMGFNGIIIMTFYSVVIGWILYYLFYVLFSGLPSDTQTAKNIFSNLVGNEVLAQIFFHTISVIIVGYVVHRGIKGGIEKVNLILMPALMLILFGLLTYAASLDGFSKALAFMFEPKWEKLNSEAFIRAVGHSFFTLSLGMGAIMTYAASLPKDASITKTAFIVTFMDTLIALVAGLVIFSFLFQFGAKPGQGPGLVFISLPTILHNFGSLGIFFALLFFLALAFAGLTSAVSLVEPVVQYLIDRFKMSRTKAVVLTSLIYWIVGIAALLSFTNSWGKLFSIAGKPLFDILEFTTDSILLPLGGFAIVIFVGYVLPKTQVQAHLHKPGELAGKLYAVWMFSIRYIAPVALIFMMLNLLGILKI from the coding sequence TTGAAAATACAAAAATTTAGCAAGATAGGTTTTATTATGGCTGCAGCCGGAAGTGCTGTAGGGCTTGGAAATATTTGGAAGTTCCCCTATATGACTGGTGAATATGGTGGTGGGGCTTTTGTACTTATCTACCTTATTACCATCGCTTTTATTGGATTTTCAGTGATGATTGCAGAGATGCTTATTGGTGCACTTGGTAAAAAAGATACTGTAAGCTCATTTGAAGAGCTCGCTCCTCCAAGCAAAAAGTGGTGGAAGTATGCAGGTTTTATGGGATTTAACGGCATTATTATTATGACATTTTATTCTGTAGTCATCGGCTGGATTTTATACTATCTTTTTTATGTACTTTTTTCAGGACTTCCATCTGATACACAAACAGCAAAAAATATATTTTCTAATCTTGTAGGAAATGAGGTTTTAGCACAAATATTTTTTCATACCATCTCTGTAATTATTGTTGGCTATGTCGTCCATAGAGGTATCAAAGGAGGGATTGAAAAGGTAAACCTTATCTTGATGCCAGCATTGATGCTCATTCTCTTTGGACTCCTTACTTACGCTGCATCACTAGATGGTTTTTCAAAAGCATTGGCTTTTATGTTTGAGCCAAAGTGGGAGAAGCTCAATTCTGAAGCCTTCATTCGTGCTGTTGGACACTCCTTTTTTACCCTCTCTCTTGGAATGGGTGCTATTATGACCTATGCGGCATCTTTGCCAAAAGATGCAAGCATTACTAAAACTGCTTTTATAGTTACTTTCATGGATACACTCATCGCTTTGGTAGCTGGTCTTGTTATTTTTAGTTTCTTGTTTCAATTTGGTGCAAAGCCTGGACAAGGCCCGGGACTTGTATTTATCTCCCTTCCAACGATTCTTCATAATTTTGGCTCTCTTGGTATATTTTTTGCTCTGCTTTTCTTCCTCGCTCTTGCCTTTGCTGGACTCACTTCTGCAGTAAGTCTCGTAGAGCCTGTAGTGCAGTACCTCATCGATAGATTTAAGATGTCACGCACAAAAGCAGTCGTGCTTACAAGTCTCATTTACTGGATTGTAGGAATTGCAGCCCTTCTCTCATTTACCAATAGTTGGGGAAAACTTTTTAGCATCGCTGGAAAACCGCTGTTTGATATTTTAGAGTTTACAACAGACTCTATTTTGCTTCCTCTGGGTGGATTTGCAATTGTTATCTTTGTGGGGTATGTGCTTCCAAAAACGCAAGTGCAAGCGCATCTGCATAAACCTGGAGAACTTGCAGGCAAACTCTATGCAGTTTGGATGTTTAGCATCCGCTATATCGCTCCAGTAGCTCTCATTTTTATGATGCTCAATCTCTTGGGTATCTTAAAAATCTAA